A genomic window from Cytobacillus suaedae includes:
- a CDS encoding YrzQ family protein, with protein sequence MNRTMTSLIALGIGAVAYNYAQKNNMMNNKTMKQMRKRLARAIS encoded by the coding sequence ATGAACAGAACAATGACATCACTAATTGCTTTAGGAATTGGAGCAGTAGCTTATAATTACGCACAGAAAAACAATATGATGAATAATAAAACAATGAAACAAATGCGTAAACGATTAGCTAGAGCGATTTCTTAA
- a CDS encoding PRC-barrel domain-containing protein: MRTLSLLKGVPVYNEKTGKILGQVVDLCINNSGQVESLLLDGKGLFQRDRLIPLDHISSFGSDGVMVSCEIEALPMVHSNKEIHFLNSHHGLFRKPVLTAEGEKLGLLEDVYFQEELGTIIGYEVTDGFFADITEGKKVVKTNQPITVGKDVIVVDVKP; this comes from the coding sequence TTGCGGACATTATCTTTGCTAAAAGGTGTACCCGTTTATAATGAAAAAACGGGAAAAATACTTGGGCAGGTAGTTGATCTCTGTATCAATAACTCAGGTCAAGTTGAGTCATTACTATTAGATGGGAAGGGTTTGTTTCAACGTGACCGACTCATCCCATTAGACCATATATCATCATTTGGTTCGGATGGTGTAATGGTATCTTGTGAAATTGAAGCCTTACCAATGGTTCATTCTAACAAGGAGATTCACTTCTTGAACTCTCATCATGGTTTATTTCGAAAACCTGTGTTAACAGCCGAAGGAGAAAAGCTTGGCTTATTAGAAGACGTATATTTCCAAGAAGAATTGGGCACAATCATAGGGTATGAAGTAACGGATGGCTTTTTTGCTGATATTACTGAGGGGAAAAAGGTTGTAAAGACCAATCAACCTATTACAGTAGGCAAAGATGTTATCGTCGTTGATGTAAAACCATGA